The DNA window ctttgagtgacaaagtcattttgactataataaatactcaaattaactacaaaggatatgtgaaggaagacactatctgaaTCCAGagggaaaaaactgataaatagaagtttgcATGGAATGatttcacatacatacacatatttgtgtctaatggtaccCATCCCCAGGGTCAGGGAatgaattgaaaaaataaatgtacattataattttattatatattttaaaagaatatgaagttgtatataatagctttgcagtttcatgtgtaatcatctcttttttattatactatgttatggaaatgcttattttgttttgtaaattaaaaataaaataaattttaaaattttaaatgaaaaaaggaggaaagcaaACCAGCAACAGACTATGAAGCAATTCCctgaattagttttgtttgtttgtttttttaattctgatgATGGATAGAAAGTTAGAATGGGACCAGATTGAGTATGACCCTGAACATCAGCTAAAAAGCATTTGAACTTTACCTAAGAAGGACCTATTGAAAAATTTCAAGCTGAAAGTTTTgagtttggtttgttgttgttttttcaaactTAATCTTCCTATCTTACCAAGGCAAGAAGCACAGCACCCACTCACAAGCCAGTTCTACTATTAATAAGCATGTAAGctttaacttctcttttttttctgacttgGGCTAGTTTGTTCTCCTTAGGCAGCCTCAAGGCCCTCTGTTTCTGAAGGCTCACCATATTcacagtttcatgtgtaatcatctcttttttttattatactatgttatgtaaatgctagacAGTGTAGCCCCCAATTGGGTGTTAGGCCTCCTGTAGCTCAGAATTCCTGAATTCAAGTAATACCCCTCCCCCTTAGCTTCCTTAGTAGCAAGCATCTAGATTTATATGTATGAAAGATTACTGGAACCATGATATAAAGGATGAGAAAGattgaggagaaaatggaggtggCCAGATCCTTTGGTGCCTATTGGAATAGTCAAGGCTGGTAAGTGATCATTAAGGTTGTGACCGtggttttaaaagtatttttggggggcaactaggtggcgcagtggatagagcaccgaccctggagtcaggaggacctgagttcaaatctgacctcagacacttgacacttattagctgtgtgaccttgggcaagtcacttaaccccaattgcctcaccaaaaaaaataaaaatttttaaaaaaaaaaagtatttttcacaTATTGTGTCATCTGATCCTCACTAAAATACTGAGAGCTTGATAATGGAAAAGTGATTATGCCCATtgtactgtttaaaaaaaaaaaaaaaagcttgggttTAATGAGTTTACATGATTTGCCTGAGGCCTCAAAGTTGGTAAATAATAGACAAGTAAATGGTAGAGCTTGAACTCAAACCCAAATCTTTGTACCCAAATGTATCTGTGTATAGACTTAAAAATGAGAAGCTGTCAATTTCACCATTTGCAAATTTGTAGGCAAAGGGACTGGACCCTATGATTTGGGGGGCGGAgtcaagatgtcagaggaaaggcagtgagctctcagaCCTTGTGATTTCACTAGTTCAGTGGTGTCAAATGCAAATACAAACAAATTCTTGCTTGCCACATATTTAGTTACAACtgaacattatttatgttgttttgttttaacttatgttgttaaacatttcccagttacatttaatTCTGATTGGGCCTGCTCTTGGGAGTTGTGTGGGCTTCCTAGGGTTTGATATCCCCatagcactgaaaggttaagtgatttgtcataggtcacatagccaatatgtgtcaggtGCCATTTTGTCCTGGTTTAGGCTCATCCTCTGTCCCTGGCCTCAGTGTTCCTGACCTATTCTAAGCAACTGGTGTCTCCTCTTGAGCTAGTTCCACTACTAGGTGGgaaactgaagggaaaaaaatctacttgGTGTTATCACTACATAAATCATCCAGAACTCTCTGTGCCCTCTTGGCTACTGGTGCCCTAAATCCCTATGTTACTACAATCCTCCTTTCTTCTAGGGTTTTTTCCCCTGACCACGTCACTCACATTTAGATCTCTCATTGTCCCCTAAAATTTTCTGTCTCAAAGAACCCTTTCATGCAAAGCCCCCAAGAATCCATGGAATAAAACATTCTCACTTAGTTGGAGTTGCAAAAATATATGGTGATCGTAAGGCTTACACCACCAGCAAGGTCTTCCCACATCAGGATCAGAGAGTAAAGGGAAGGGACAAGGAAAGGGAAAGTGAGGAGCCTTGTTGAGGAGTggcaaggaggaagaaatgaatatCTTTTGAAAAACTTATATGTGTTTTTCACTGACCAATTTTCCACTGGTGTTACAGTTTAGAAGCAGTGACAATGAGCAGAAATCACACTGCAGACAATTTTTTattcaacataaggaaaaaataTCTTGTCTGTTAGACAAGTATAAAAAGAGGGGATGTGGTACCTTTAAGAGTAGTGAGTTCCTCATCATTGGAGGTCATCAcaatctcagagtcagaagggataGCAGAAAGCAGCTAATCTAATGAATGTCTGAACTAGAAATCTTTCTACTTTAGGCTTGGTTTGAGATGGTAGTCTACTTGAAAACCCAGCTCTCTTTCAGCTGAACTGTTGCTCTAGCTATGCCAACTTCATCCTGCATTTGTAAAGGGTTTCACACTTATCACCACTAAATTCCACCTACTTGAACCTGTTCCATCATGTAGCCTATCATGAGCTCTATCCTCCAATTTGTTAGGTACCCCACCTTCCCATCTTGCCATCTGTAATTTGACAAGCATGCCATCTATGACTTCACTGAGTCATGAAAATGTCAATGGCAGATGACCAAGGACAAATCTTCTCCATTACATGATCATAACTTGTCTCACAGTTTgcagtttcctcctttatcacAAAAGTCCATTAAATTGCCTCTATTGCTCATTTGACTTTAATTTCCAAACTTGACCCTAATTTCTCAGAAGTGCTtggaaaatatactttttttttaattttgtttttatttatttttttttttagtgaggcaattggggttaagtgacttgcccagggtcacacagctagtaagtgttaagtgtccgaggccagatttgaactcaggtactcctgactccagggccagtgctctatccacggaaAATATACTTATATTGAGGAAGTGAAAGTAAACCCTGAAGAGTAAACAGAAGTTACCACGGAAATAACTGAGTAATTTTAGTACTATCTTTTAAGATGCAAAGATATTGCACCCTGAGGCAGAGGTCACCATACTCCTGAGCTATCAAGGCATCTTCTGCACCTCTGATAACTGCTCCTGGGCTGAGGCTTAGaataacaagtatttttttttttgtgggacaataggggttaagtgacttgcccagggtcacacagctagtaagtgtcaagtgtctgaggctggatttgaactcaggtcttcctgaatccagggctgctgctttatccactgtgccacctagccgccccctagaatAACCAGTATTAATCCTCTTCCCTTTGAGGAAGCTCTTGCTGGTTAACAGACCACTGCATAATGAAATTGATTCTTTATTATATTATCAATATTCAAAGATAACAAGTAATGCCCTAGTTAAATtagtattttttcataatttcattttaaatttatcaaAAATTTCTCCCTTAGAAAAGTGTGTTATTTAGCTTATAATCTTGAAATCTATATGGAGATTTTTTTTGAAGCACAGAGTAACAGAAATGGAACTGCCGggctttgagtcagaagacccagcTTCAGTATTGACTCCagccttgggcaaataacttttctgggtttcagtttccttgattGTCAAATAAAGGAGGAGGGTCTTGGACCAGGTACCTTCCAGTGCTACTATTCTTTTAAATGCCCACATTACAAGAAAGGGAGCATTCAAGTCAAGTTTGGTTAGTTACTGAGGGGAAGTGAGGGTGAGGTTTTCAAAGAGGAACGTAAGGCAATTACCACAAAAGCCCCAAAGggctaagaggcagctaggtacacaatggatagagtgcctggtctagagtcagaaagacctgagttcaaatcaaacctcagacatttactaggggtgtgaccctgggcaagggatTTAACTACTTTCCTTGacttcttcaactgcaaaatggagacaataagagcacctacctttcagagttattgtgaggatcaaatgagataatatttataaagcacttaccgTTGTGGTCGGCAAATAGTAGGGACTAGataaatccttcctcttcttcccttcctttctgctCAGGGTCAAAAAGAACCCTAAACTAAACCATCCCATCCTCTAAGGAAACACCTCATGTGGAGGGGGAACAAAGAACTCAGGATTGAAACTCAGAATATCCTCCTCGAGGTTTTTATTATCCCTCCACATATTGTCTCTCTGCTCTTCAATAGCTTCCCCTTACCTACCAAATAAAGCATAATCTTCATATCCTGGCATGAAAGGCTCCATGTCATCAGGCTCCAGCCTGCTCTTCTAGGTTTGCATCACATTGTTCCCTTCATGTACCCTACATTCCAACCAAACTACTTCCTATTCCCattacttgtttttttgtttgtttgtttgtttgtttgtttgtttggtttggttttgggtttggtaaggcaattggggtaaagtgactcacccagggtcacacagctagtaagtgttaagtgtctaaggccatatttgaactcaggtcttcctgactccaaacccagaaatCTAACTGCTGTACCACCAACTGCTTCCAGAAGTGATCATTTGTTAGATGGTAAGCACATCATGAACAGGGACTACATtgtattttggtttggttttgttatttggttttttgggggtttttgtagtgcaatgagggttaagtgacttgtacagggtcacacagctagtaagtgtcaagtgtctgaggctggatttgaactcaggtgctcctgaattcagggctggtgctttatctactgtgacacctagctgtcccagggacTACATTGTAGGGAGTTGGTATAGTATAGTGTAAAGGGtgaaggatttggagtcaggatacttctctgtgcctctctcCCTTCATCAATaggctgtggtaaaaattatttgtggtaaagatatatatcagaagttttagctgaatcatttgagagattgcgcatgctactgaagcggcttttgaaggacctcccttttggggagggaatgCGAGGAATTTCCCGGACActgacttaaaagtgagggcaggaaggaagttctctctctctggctgtgAATTTAGCAGTGATGGAGCgggattgaaaggagtgcacATGGTTtggtgttcagtcttttcagggaTTCACGgtctggcgggcagtttgggattcggtgagtttcaTAAAGGAATAGACTCAGTTTAggtctaagattattcatttgtatttctccttccttatttccctaattggcttcaactcttgttgtctaattaattcccaagcaataaaataaaaaactgatccatcatagattaaagctcagtggctcctttttcttcttggtctgtgatatatatatatatatatatatatatatatatatatacatatatatatatatatatatagtaaagttAAAGGGtgagattaatgctccgtatatccaatttggctctcacaaGGCTAAAGGCTGATCTGATGcattcattggtatggggaacttGTGAGTGTGAGAGCTAGGCCTTAAACCCAGGGCTACTGACTTCTAGTCTAGTATATACCCATACTTTCTCTGGCTATAACAAAGGGAAAATAACAGAGGATGACAAACCTGATTTCCTTTGGTGCTTGAAGTAAACCAGAGGAGCAACAGCAATAATAAGACCAAGAATACCACCCAAGGGCATGGTGATTCCTGCAATAAGTGGTCCCCTTCCATTACCTGTAGGCACAGAAGAGAGCATAAACCcaagagaagagaaacccaggGTCTACAATTTCCTGGGGTAAAGGACATATTGCCTCATGTGGACTGGTGGAATAAAAAGTGAAACAGCAAGTCTAAGAGGCAGGGCATATTGAGGGTCTCCTGAACTGTTTAAGTATCAAATAGACCCAGCAGAAGACATTGAAGAAAGGATGAGATCTTTGTTGTCCCTCTTGTCCTGATTGCCATTGGAACCTTCCCAAAGATGTTTTCAATGAGTCTTCAGAAGGTGAGGTGTCAGCTTGAGGATTTCATCAAATCAGAAATCTGAGGGCAACCCAGGCAATCCAGGGAGTCAGAGGATTATTAGAGAAAGTTCATTTTTCTGCCACCCCCACTTCTCATCAGAGGGttcaaaaaatctatttttccccttaGGAGTTCACTAAAAGTGAACACTGAGTCTTCCTTCCTAGGCTAactccagtgctctctctatGACTGAAGTATGTGATACTCTCTCAATGATTTGTGATTCTATCCTCCCCTTGCCTAGTCCTTAAGGTACTAGGTTTCTATATGGAATCTAGAGATGGTGAATCTTGGAAAAACATCcaatctgtttctcttttcttggaATCTCTTCTTTTTCAGTTTATCCCTGGGAACAAAGAAATTTATAAAATTGGAGAAACAACTCAATCTGGACTGAAAGAGGAATGGGGacatagaaaagagaagatgaacAGCAAAGCTCAGTGGGAACTCATCTTGGGCTGGGAGTAAAAGCAGGGAGGACCTAGAATAGAATGGAAACTTTTTGAGTAGCCAAGAAAGCATCTGGGCCAAGAATGGGCTTGAGTAGCGGGACTGATTGCTAAGCAACCTTTCTCTCCCataagctgggttttttttttttgtagttattttctGTATCCATAATTACCAGGAATAAGGGGGCCAccaagatggaaggaaggagagaaggagggaagggaagggaagggaagggaaggggaggggaggggaggggaggggagggaaggaaaggagaaaagaggagaggaatggAGGTAAACTCACTTGTCACAGTGATGTTCACAGAACTGCTGGGAATAAGGCTACTGTTGTTGTCAGCTGTGCAATAGTATTTCCCAGCATCACTCTCCCTCACAGCAGAAAACACAAATTCTGCTACCAATGAGCGCTGTATTTTCTTCCCCAGAATGGCTTCTGTGCCCTCTCTGTGCCAGGAGAATATAATGGTCCCTGAGCCTTCAGCTACTGAACAAAGAAGAACCAGCTTCTGCCCTTCCATCACATGCCCTTCATGAGGTTGCATCTCCATGTGAACTCCAGAGATGGGAATTCCTAGGTGAACACATAATAACATGTGAGGCCCTCTGCTATGGCGGGGTTGGGGGTCAGGGAAGAGGCTGAAAGAAAATGGTCAGGGTAGAGGAAATAGGAAATGTTGCCGGGTCACATGTTGAGGGATGAGGGTAGAGAGCAATTCCAAATTCACTCCTGGAGAGGAAACAGTATTCTTACTCCTCTTAACCTAAGTCTTATGAACTTTCTAACCCTAGCTAACTTTCTAATCCCATGCCAATGGTAGGGACTTTTAGGAAAGGGGCATCCATTATGAGAATAACCACTTTGAGGACCTACATATGTGACATATCATGATAGGAACTGGGGATACTAAGAGGAATAaagaatgtaatttcctttccCTCAAGGTATCTACATTATAGTTGGGGaattacaaaaagagaaaagaaggagtgTATGCCAAGGGCCAAGACAGTATGGAAATGAGTGGGTTCAActttcaacaaacctttattaaatctctctctctctatcaagATATCACTTGGAGGTGGAGCTAGAAGTGGGCCAGAGGAGAAACTTGGCTCAATATCCCTATCCTTCAAAAACAGTAGAGAAAAATCTGTTGAGGGAGCTAGTCCCATTGGCCTACCATCCTGTAATTTTGCTCATCTGAGTCATCAGGAGCAATCTAAGTTTAGAGTACATCTATCTGCATCTcaatacatgcatgcacacacacacacacacacacacacacacacacacacacacgaatgctGGGGAAGAGTTTATCTCCAAGACATTGCAAATGTTGGGGACCTGGAGCCAAAAGCAAAATTCAGTCTGTATCTCTGGTCTTGGATTTTTGTGGTTCTCAATTCATTCCTATTACTCCACTTAAACAGAGGATCCCTATCTCTCTAGTAAGACTCCCATTCCTATACTAGGGACAAAAAaagtcacaaagaataggacttAATGTCAGAGATGATACCATTTACCCAACCTCTTCCTTCTTAATTCCAAACCTATTAAATTTCTCTCCCTCACACTTACTCCTTGCACTCATAATTATTGGGCGACTCTGTTTGCAGACTCGAGGAAACACAGCTTCTACTTCACACCAGTAAGGCCCTGAATCTTCACTCCAGAAATTCAGGATCTGGAGCTCTTGGGTTCTGGCCTGGCCCAATAGGATGGCCCCAGGATCtctgaagaaggagaagagaagttgGATGTTCAACTTCTCCGGATGTCTCCAGATCTCACATGTCAGATTAACTGGACTCccttctgtgggctgagagtCTGTTGTTTTAAGCACTGGACGTGAAAACAGCTCTGAGGGAGGAGTGCAACAAAGAGTGAGTCTGAGTTTTTCAACACCTAAAGTTGCTGAGccagacagagaaacacagatcCACAACCCACTCCCCAATCATGTCTGCTCCCCTGGTTCCTTTAACTCCTGCTTTCCCAGCTCCCTAAAAGAGGAATATTACTGGCTCAGTCGGAGGTCAATCCATAAGATGTCCCTATGGTATGTCCCTCTCACTCTACCCAACCAGTGATTCTACACTGACAGTTGTTATCCCTTCCCTGTAAAAATGGCAGTCATACCGTGGATGTAGAGATTCTCTTTCTGTGATTTAGTCTTCCATGACATGTGTATGAATGCAGTACAGAAATATTGACCCTTGTTACTTAAACTTGCTTGTGGGATAAAGACATCTGAGCTTTGGTTAAAAGCAGAGAAGAGTTTTCTATTCTTGTAGTATGTCACACCAGTCAAAGTCTTGTTATGTTTTTCCTGGCATCGAAGAATCAGACTGTCTCCTTCAAATACAGCATATGGAACCCTCAGGACCAAAGGAACTGTAAGACACACCCACATTCATGAGTTACCTAATTTCCAGTCCTTTTGAGACTtaatatattctttcatttgtaaCAAAAGCATCCTGTGGATCCTACATTGGGATGGGCTTCCCTACACATTCAATAGGCCATTATGAAATGCCTGCTGTGTGCAATGGAGAGGGAAGCAAGACAAAGGAGCCCTTGGACTGAAACTTCATCAGGATGCTCAGGACTTTCCCGTGCCCTCTGTTTAACAGTAGACTTAGTGTCCTTATCCAAatttccctctctccaaaggGAGATGATATtttagggaaggagaaaaagcagaGAGGTCTAGTGAATGTGTCAGTGAACTTGGAGTTATGAAGAACAGGATTCAATTTCTGCTccagacactagccatgtgactctgggtaattcatttaacttctctgagcctcagtttccttatctgtaagataaaGAGGATAACAACACCCATTTCACTGGGTttatatgaggatcaaatgaaataatatgtagaAGAACCGAGATAGGGATTGGACCTTTGattttcattggtataagaatgcccaggtgaggaaatttcctctaccaaaggTCAGTACTTTCTCTAAAGTTAtcatcttaaagagttgcctaagaATTGAAAGGTTACATGATTTACCCACGGTCACAGAGCCAATATTTATCCAGGGGAAAACTTGAAACCAGTTCCTCCTGGCTTGGAGGCCAACTCTAAAAAACTACATCAATGGGAGCTGccaccattatcatcaccatcatcatcaatatcaCTGTTAtctcataattcttattttttaaaaatttagttcaAATAAAAATTATCTGGTTATATCTGATATTTAATAATACACAGGCTACAGGTATAttggttccagaccactgcaataaatTGAATATGGCAATAAAATGAGTCgcaaattttttggtttcccaatgCATAAAAAGTTatgttggggtggctaggtggcacagtggataaagcaccggccctggattcaggagtacctgagttcaaatccggcctcagacacttaacacatactagcagtgtgaccctgggcaagtcacttaaccccaattgcctcactaaaaaaaaaaaaaaagttatgtttatactaaACTGTAATCTATTAAGTattactctcccctcccccaagtctgAAAGAGATATACCTAAGACTCTCTAAACAAGGGGTTGCCCCTTCGCCTAGTCAGACTGTCTGTCCCCTGAACCATCATTTCCAAACTCCCTACACCCCTATTTTTTCCCTGGGTGAAAAAATTCAGCTCAtgctcaacatgttcaaaatagaattaattatctttcccccaaagcaCTCCCCTCTTCTCAACTTCCCTTTTATTGTCAAAGGTGACACTGTCTTCACAGTCACTCAGGCCATTAGCCCACTTACATTTCCGGTCCCTAGTCTAAGACAATTTGAGGCAGTGGAGTGAAAGTTGGAACTGGAGGTAACAGAGCCTTGACTCCTAGACCTGGAGGAGAA is part of the Dromiciops gliroides isolate mDroGli1 chromosome 4, mDroGli1.pri, whole genome shotgun sequence genome and encodes:
- the LOC122754745 gene encoding Fc receptor-like protein 4; this encodes MDSLFVLALVLVSGLSAFPPKPVIYIDPPWTTFFKGEKVLLTCSGLEIYAPGKTQWYHKGKMLQETLGNNIRVNDTGIYKCKTNNSHLSDAVTLTFSRVPLVLRVPYAVFEGDSLILRCQEKHNKTLTGVTYYKNRKLFSAFNQSSDVFIPQASLSNKGQYFCTAFIHMSWKTKSQKENLYIHELFSRPVLKTTDSQPTEGSPVNLTCEIWRHPEKLNIQLLFSFFRDPGAILLGQARTQELQILNFWSEDSGPYWCEVEAVFPRVCKQSRPIIMSARRIPISGVHMEMQPHEGHVMEGQKLVLLCSVAEGSGTIIFSWHREGTEAILGKKIQRSLVAEFVFSAVRESDAGKYYCTADNNSSLIPSSSVNITVTSNGRGPLIAGITMPLGGILGLIIAVAPLVYFKHQRKSGENSSTDLRRSPPIQISQEAMESYVSVQLELQEIHSDGNETPFVGDVVYSEVQSTQQGKEGAADAPGKPPDDKDYPVIYFLVKKAEAQGESTGNSGTVDECKGNTTDGFENVLPF